In one window of Maribacter sp. BPC-D8 DNA:
- the clcA gene encoding H(+)/Cl(-) exchange transporter ClcA, whose product MKSKREISFIKRLVPADTSRNKVLLYALLVGLVTGLLSSLFRLLLIRLTTLRTISKMVGIDQYGLDWIFPIIFTFIGVWFSVFLVKKYAPETAGSGIQEIEGALDGFRPIRWRKVLPVKFIASLFSLSSGLLLGREGPTVQIGANVGKMTEDIFKQPAEEDNPLISTGAAAGLASAFNAPFAGIIFVIEEMNGHFKFNFYSLAALMIGAGSADLVVRLLVGSGPVLKTTIFTFNELSGIWLFVLFGLILSVVGLAFNKLLIISLDFFKKLKVNFVIIALVIALVITGVGLFSEDMIGSGYSTITNVYRNSFTLKFLLVLFVVRFALSIVSYGSGVPGGIFTPLITLGVISGMLFGGLAQYFFPDLVTDPAIFGVAGMAGIFASTIRAPLTGLALSVEMTANYELILPLIFTAVTASVCTTILGNGPIYSILLKRVLNKQ is encoded by the coding sequence ATGAAAAGTAAGAGAGAAATTAGTTTTATTAAAAGGTTAGTGCCAGCAGACACAAGTCGAAACAAAGTTCTATTGTATGCCCTTTTAGTAGGTTTGGTTACAGGTTTGTTAAGTTCACTATTTAGGCTCTTACTTATTCGTTTAACTACACTACGAACAATTTCGAAAATGGTGGGTATAGATCAGTATGGGCTTGACTGGATTTTTCCAATAATCTTCACTTTTATAGGTGTATGGTTTTCCGTTTTTTTGGTGAAAAAATATGCGCCTGAGACTGCGGGTAGTGGAATTCAAGAAATAGAAGGTGCTTTAGATGGTTTTAGACCAATACGATGGCGTAAGGTTTTACCTGTTAAGTTTATAGCATCATTATTTTCTTTAAGTAGTGGTTTGTTGCTCGGTAGAGAAGGCCCAACCGTGCAAATTGGTGCCAATGTGGGTAAGATGACCGAAGATATTTTTAAGCAGCCGGCAGAAGAAGATAACCCTTTAATTAGTACAGGTGCCGCAGCAGGGCTGGCAAGTGCTTTCAATGCCCCTTTTGCCGGTATTATTTTTGTTATTGAAGAGATGAATGGGCATTTTAAATTCAATTTTTATTCTTTAGCAGCGCTCATGATCGGGGCAGGTTCTGCAGATTTGGTTGTTAGGTTACTAGTAGGTAGTGGTCCAGTTCTTAAAACGACCATTTTTACTTTTAATGAATTATCGGGTATTTGGTTGTTTGTTCTCTTCGGACTTATACTTAGTGTTGTAGGGCTCGCTTTTAATAAGCTTTTGATTATATCGCTAGATTTTTTTAAAAAATTAAAAGTGAATTTTGTTATCATAGCTTTGGTCATAGCATTGGTTATAACTGGGGTAGGCTTATTTTCTGAAGATATGATTGGATCAGGGTACAGTACCATTACCAATGTGTATAGAAATTCATTTACGCTAAAATTTCTCTTAGTATTATTTGTGGTTCGTTTTGCCCTTTCTATTGTTAGTTATGGCTCTGGTGTACCTGGTGGTATTTTTACGCCTTTGATTACATTAGGGGTTATTTCAGGGATGCTTTTTGGAGGTCTGGCACAGTATTTTTTCCCTGACCTGGTTACTGATCCGGCTATTTTCGGTGTTGCAGGTATGGCAGGTATTTTTGCCTCTACTATTCGAGCTCCATTAACGGGGTTGGCACTTTCTGTAGAGATGACCGCGAATTATGAATTAATACTACCCTTAATTTTTACTGCAGTAACAGCTTCTGTCTGTACAACTATTTTAGGTAATGGCCCTATCTATTCAATTTTGCTAAAACGGGTTTTGAATAAACAATGA
- a CDS encoding MlaE family ABC transporter permease, with the protein MKLKIPKNIKQSLIELGDLSYFSGRFFKEAFRPPFEFNEFVRQCYQIGYRSLTLVLVTGFIIGLVLDLQSRPTMLQFGAVSWMPNMVGISIVRELGPVITALVCAGRISSGIGAELGSMRVTEQIDAMEVSGTNPFKYLVVTRVMASILMIPLLVILSDAVALFGSALIENIKGNVSFQLYFNTVFDVLSYSDIIPALVKTFFFGFAIGIVGCFKGYYSKKGTAGVGVAANTAVVMTSLLLFLIDFVAVFISNIFFDA; encoded by the coding sequence GTGAAACTCAAGATTCCAAAAAATATAAAGCAATCACTTATCGAATTAGGAGATCTCTCTTATTTCTCTGGTCGTTTCTTCAAAGAAGCGTTTCGGCCTCCTTTTGAATTTAATGAATTTGTTAGGCAGTGTTATCAAATTGGGTATCGATCCTTAACCTTAGTTTTGGTTACAGGCTTTATAATTGGGTTGGTTCTAGATTTACAATCACGACCAACAATGCTTCAATTTGGTGCTGTTTCTTGGATGCCTAATATGGTCGGTATTTCAATAGTACGGGAATTAGGACCTGTGATAACAGCTCTGGTTTGCGCAGGGCGTATTTCTTCTGGTATTGGAGCAGAATTAGGTTCTATGCGAGTAACCGAACAGATTGATGCCATGGAAGTTTCTGGCACCAATCCCTTTAAATATTTAGTAGTCACAAGGGTTATGGCTTCAATATTAATGATTCCGTTATTAGTAATATTAAGTGATGCCGTTGCTCTTTTTGGCTCTGCATTAATTGAAAACATAAAGGGTAATGTTTCTTTTCAACTTTATTTTAATACCGTATTCGATGTTTTGTCTTATTCAGATATTATACCGGCACTAGTAAAAACCTTCTTCTTTGGTTTTGCAATCGGTATAGTAGGTTGCTTTAAAGGATATTACAGTAAAAAAGGAACGGCAGGTGTAGGCGTAGCTGCAAATACGGCAGTTGTAATGACCTCGCTACTTTTATTCTTAATAGATTTTGTGGCGGTATTTATATCTAACATATTTTTTGATGCATAA
- a CDS encoding ABC transporter ATP-binding protein, whose product MKVENNIHAEEKSNDHKEIIIEIKDLYKTFGDNTVLNGFHMELYKGENLVVMGKSGSGKSVMIKCLVGLMQPDSGYISVLGKEIDKLDREDLDKLRSDIGFLFQGSALYDSMTVRENLEFPMRRHREKFGKIKDTTPLVTDALESVGLVHTMDLMPQELSGGMQRRIALARTLILKPKIILYDEPTTGLDPITSKEIIELMRNIQVKYGTSSLIITHDVDCARVISDRMILLVDGINYIEGKYTDLIQSTDPKVEAFFKK is encoded by the coding sequence ATGAAAGTTGAAAATAACATACACGCAGAAGAAAAATCTAATGACCATAAAGAAATTATTATAGAGATTAAAGATCTATATAAAACTTTTGGTGACAATACTGTGCTGAACGGATTTCATATGGAACTATATAAAGGTGAGAATCTTGTAGTTATGGGTAAATCTGGTTCTGGAAAATCGGTAATGATAAAATGTTTAGTCGGTTTAATGCAGCCAGACAGTGGGTATATTTCTGTTTTAGGAAAAGAAATAGACAAATTAGATCGAGAAGATTTAGATAAACTTCGGTCTGATATCGGTTTTTTATTTCAAGGGAGTGCACTTTATGATTCTATGACCGTACGAGAAAATTTAGAATTTCCCATGCGACGTCACAGAGAAAAATTCGGTAAAATAAAAGATACTACCCCATTGGTAACCGATGCCCTTGAAAGTGTTGGTCTAGTACATACTATGGATCTTATGCCTCAAGAATTATCTGGCGGCATGCAACGAAGAATTGCTTTGGCGCGTACATTAATTCTGAAACCAAAAATTATTCTTTATGATGAACCTACCACAGGCTTAGACCCTATCACATCAAAGGAAATTATTGAATTAATGCGAAATATACAGGTAAAATATGGCACATCTTCATTAATTATCACTCACGATGTTGATTGTGCACGAGTAATATCTGACCGAATGATTTTACTCGTAGACGGTATAAACTACATTGAAGGCAAATACACCGATTTAATACAATCAACAGACCCGAAGGTAGAAGCTTTTTTTAAAAAATAA
- a CDS encoding MlaD family protein, whose amino-acid sequence MEKSASEKLKLGVFVLIGSILSILVIYLIGNKQNMFGNTFTLYATFNNVRGLQNGNNVRYAGINIGTVKDIEMINDTTIQVGMLIDNKMQKHIKNNSVANIGSDGLVGSMIINIVPGIGEAAYVKPNDEIKSFSNVATSDMMNTLNVTNENAAVFTEQLINITRSINEGKGTIGRLLNDTLLGHNLNQTVINLKNTTYNAQKTMKKLDDLVKHLDNKESVAATLFGDSLSGRKIKNVLINLENSSIEIEKTTKNLNTVIGNINNGDGAINYLSTDTTLVNQLQNSMKNVDEGILKFNENMEALKHNFLTRGYFKKQEKQKAKDLKEVEN is encoded by the coding sequence ATGGAAAAATCAGCATCTGAAAAATTGAAACTAGGCGTTTTTGTTCTTATCGGATCAATTTTGTCAATACTTGTCATTTATTTAATTGGCAACAAGCAAAATATGTTTGGCAATACCTTTACCCTCTATGCTACATTTAACAATGTACGCGGACTGCAAAACGGTAATAATGTACGATATGCAGGCATAAACATTGGTACGGTAAAAGACATAGAAATGATTAACGATACTACAATACAAGTAGGTATGTTAATTGACAATAAAATGCAGAAACATATTAAAAATAATTCTGTCGCAAATATAGGATCAGATGGTTTAGTTGGCAGTATGATCATCAATATTGTACCTGGTATTGGCGAAGCTGCATATGTAAAACCTAATGATGAAATTAAGTCATTTAGTAATGTTGCCACTTCTGACATGATGAATACATTGAACGTAACCAACGAAAATGCAGCAGTATTTACAGAGCAACTTATAAACATTACACGTTCTATAAATGAAGGAAAAGGTACTATAGGCCGTTTATTAAATGACACCCTATTAGGGCATAATTTAAACCAAACGGTAATTAACCTAAAAAACACCACCTACAATGCTCAAAAAACGATGAAAAAACTAGATGATCTTGTAAAACATTTAGATAATAAAGAAAGTGTAGCTGCTACTTTATTTGGCGATTCGCTCTCAGGTAGAAAAATAAAAAACGTTCTCATAAATCTTGAAAACTCTTCTATAGAAATTGAAAAGACAACTAAAAATCTTAATACCGTAATCGGCAATATTAATAATGGTGATGGCGCAATTAATTATTTATCTACGGATACTACTTTAGTTAACCAGCTTCAAAATTCAATGAAGAATGTTGATGAAGGCATCTTAAAATTCAATGAAAACATGGAAGCTCTTAAACATAATTTCTTGACCCGCGGATATTTCAAAAAACAAGAAAAGCAAAAAGCAAAAGATCTAAAAGAGGTAGAAAACTAG
- the eno gene encoding phosphopyruvate hydratase: MNSKITSISALEILDSRGNPTLKAYVTLEDGTKASASVPSGASTGQNEALELRDNEKRYQRKGVQKAVDNVNTKIATALKGMDAVYQKNIDYTMIELDGTENKSRLGANAILGVSMAVAKAAAISSNLPLYRYLGGSNTVRIPVPCMNILNGGEHADNSVDFQEFMLVPHGAPTFKEGLRYVAETFHVLKTILKGKGLATSVGDEGGFAPNCASNESAIEFIIEAIEQAGYQPGIDLSIAIDSAANSFSPHLDNKYDLTKSGAGKMTTDELIDLSGEWINKYPIISWEDPLSEGDWEGFSKFTKKFGDKIEVVGDDIFVTNRKYISRGISEKSANSALIKLNQIGSVTETIEAVRMCREAGWRYFLSHRSGETEDTFLADFAVAMDGGHLKAGSACRGERVAKYNRLLEIEHELNGRSEYRWK, from the coding sequence ATGAATTCAAAAATTACATCTATTTCAGCTTTAGAGATATTAGACTCTCGTGGCAATCCTACTTTAAAAGCATATGTAACATTAGAAGATGGTACCAAAGCTTCTGCCTCGGTACCCTCAGGTGCATCTACTGGTCAAAATGAAGCTTTAGAATTACGTGATAATGAAAAGCGCTACCAAAGAAAAGGGGTGCAAAAAGCAGTAGATAATGTAAATACAAAAATAGCTACTGCCCTAAAAGGAATGGATGCCGTTTATCAAAAAAACATTGACTACACCATGATCGAACTAGATGGCACCGAAAATAAATCTAGGCTTGGTGCCAATGCTATTTTAGGGGTATCTATGGCAGTGGCAAAAGCGGCAGCTATATCATCTAATCTTCCTCTTTATCGATATTTGGGTGGTTCTAATACTGTACGCATACCAGTACCATGCATGAACATTCTTAATGGTGGCGAACATGCAGATAATAGTGTAGATTTTCAAGAATTTATGTTAGTACCGCATGGTGCTCCAACTTTTAAAGAAGGGCTCCGCTATGTTGCAGAAACATTTCATGTATTAAAAACAATATTAAAAGGTAAAGGTCTTGCTACCAGTGTTGGTGATGAAGGTGGGTTTGCCCCTAATTGTGCTAGCAATGAAAGTGCTATAGAATTTATTATCGAAGCAATAGAACAAGCAGGTTATCAACCTGGTATAGATTTGTCAATCGCTATTGATAGTGCTGCAAATTCTTTTTCTCCTCATTTAGATAACAAGTATGACCTTACCAAATCTGGTGCTGGTAAAATGACAACAGATGAATTAATTGACCTGTCTGGCGAATGGATTAATAAATATCCAATCATCTCTTGGGAAGACCCTCTTTCTGAAGGTGATTGGGAAGGTTTTTCAAAATTCACCAAAAAATTCGGAGATAAAATAGAAGTGGTCGGCGATGATATTTTTGTTACTAATAGAAAATATATCAGCAGAGGAATCAGTGAAAAGTCTGCCAATTCAGCGCTTATTAAATTAAACCAGATTGGGTCGGTAACAGAAACCATAGAAGCCGTACGCATGTGTCGTGAAGCAGGATGGCGCTACTTTCTCTCTCACCGATCTGGTGAAACCGAAGATACTTTTTTAGCTGATTTTGCCGTGGCAATGGATGGCGGACATTTAAAGGCTGGATCAGCATGTAGAGGAGAACGTGTAGCTAAATACAATAGACTACTTGAAATAGAGCACGAACTTAATGGTCGATCAGAATATCGCTGGAAATAG
- a CDS encoding pyridoxamine 5'-phosphate oxidase family protein — protein MTDISVSESTSILRENYNGHLAYIADGKPYVIPITYFFDAGDNSIISYTAEGHKINAMRKNNDVSVVVEQIQSMVNWESALVHGTFEELEGSTAKEKLHQFTEGIKAIIRRKENKNIEFINEFSSKSYSRGTPIVYKINIEKVTGKRREI, from the coding sequence ATGACAGATATATCAGTTAGCGAAAGCACTAGTATTCTCAGAGAAAATTATAATGGGCATTTAGCATATATAGCAGATGGTAAACCCTACGTAATTCCCATAACCTATTTTTTCGATGCTGGAGACAATAGTATAATTAGCTATACTGCTGAAGGTCATAAAATTAATGCCATGCGAAAAAACAACGATGTTTCTGTCGTTGTAGAACAGATACAATCAATGGTAAATTGGGAATCTGCCCTTGTTCATGGAACTTTTGAAGAATTAGAAGGTAGTACTGCTAAAGAAAAGCTACATCAATTTACAGAAGGCATAAAGGCAATTATCCGAAGAAAGGAAAATAAAAATATTGAGTTTATCAATGAATTCTCAAGCAAATCTTATTCTAGAGGTACACCTATAGTTTATAAAATAAATATTGAAAAAGTTACTGGAAAACGTCGTGAGATATAG
- a CDS encoding (S)-acetoin forming diacetyl reductase translates to MSTTSIKVAMITGGGQGIGEAICKRLAKDGFAISVADLNEANANKVATAINNDGGNAIAVKVDVADRDSVFAAVKETTTKLGGFDVIVNNAGVGPITPIDSITPEQFDNVYRINVAGVLWGIQAAQKMFKELGHGGKIINATSQAGVVGNPGLALYCGTKFAIRGITQVAARDLAKDGITSNAYAPGIVKTPMMFGIAHDVGQAAGKSDEWGMETFAKNVTLGRLSEPEDVAAGVSFLAGPDSNYMTGQTLIIDGGMQFH, encoded by the coding sequence ATGAGTACAACATCAATTAAAGTCGCAATGATTACTGGAGGCGGACAAGGAATTGGAGAAGCCATTTGCAAAAGATTAGCAAAAGACGGATTCGCAATATCTGTAGCTGATTTGAACGAAGCTAATGCCAATAAAGTCGCCACAGCCATTAATAATGATGGCGGAAACGCAATTGCCGTTAAGGTTGATGTCGCAGACCGCGATAGTGTATTCGCTGCTGTAAAAGAAACTACAACCAAACTTGGCGGTTTTGATGTTATTGTAAACAATGCAGGCGTTGGTCCAATTACACCAATTGATTCTATAACTCCCGAACAATTCGATAACGTTTATCGAATAAATGTGGCCGGTGTGTTATGGGGAATTCAAGCTGCTCAAAAGATGTTTAAAGAATTAGGTCATGGAGGCAAAATTATAAATGCTACCTCTCAAGCAGGTGTTGTAGGTAACCCAGGCTTAGCGCTATATTGCGGAACTAAGTTTGCCATAAGGGGTATTACTCAAGTAGCTGCTCGCGATTTGGCAAAAGACGGAATAACATCGAATGCCTATGCCCCTGGTATTGTAAAAACACCTATGATGTTCGGCATAGCCCACGACGTAGGTCAGGCAGCTGGAAAATCTGACGAATGGGGAATGGAAACTTTCGCTAAAAATGTTACGCTGGGTAGATTATCAGAACCAGAAGATGTAGCCGCAGGCGTATCTTTCTTAGCAGGCCCCGATTCTAATTACATGACAGGGCAAACTTTAATTATTGATGGAGGAATGCAATTTCATTAA
- a CDS encoding TolC family protein yields the protein MKHCSIILMVIMLLPVSWSYAQTLELDYCQDRARSISPIKKQELLYEAEATMNIKNLNSFNLPQSRLNGEYNYLSDVLNIGIDLPGLDIAEIPQSQYTLSLDVSQKIYDGGYIKNAKKMQKAQMAANIKGMEVDLFEIKGMINTLYFNALVYQENEKLLSTVVDELQKQLKKLMSLVENGAMLKSNANILNQQILRIQQQILEVQLGRKAVIDMLSDWIGEPIAPDTEFRLPLIAEQDLAQDINRPEQQYFDLMEDNLESQKKILNAQVLPNLSGIAQLGIGSPNPLNYFEVDATEYYIVGARLKWNFWDWKQTSRKKKVLEINQDILSSKKEDFEKKIKIAAIRDQSSIETYRQLIEKDQKILELQEDIVQKSYSQFQNGVITSTDYIIEINKRTEAQLNLQIHGIQKIQSEINYLTTKGNL from the coding sequence ATGAAACATTGTTCTATAATTTTAATGGTTATAATGCTCTTACCAGTAAGTTGGAGCTACGCTCAAACTCTAGAATTAGACTACTGCCAAGACAGAGCTAGATCTATTAGTCCTATTAAAAAACAAGAATTATTATATGAGGCTGAAGCTACAATGAACATCAAAAATTTAAATAGCTTTAACCTTCCTCAATCACGTTTAAATGGTGAGTACAACTACCTATCAGACGTACTAAATATCGGAATTGATTTACCTGGTTTAGATATCGCAGAAATACCTCAAAGTCAATACACGCTATCCTTAGATGTATCTCAAAAAATCTATGATGGCGGTTATATAAAAAATGCCAAAAAAATGCAAAAAGCACAAATGGCTGCTAATATAAAGGGTATGGAGGTTGACTTGTTTGAGATAAAAGGAATGATAAATACCCTTTATTTCAACGCCTTAGTATATCAAGAAAATGAAAAATTACTATCAACGGTAGTTGATGAGTTGCAAAAACAACTCAAAAAATTAATGTCTTTGGTTGAAAATGGTGCTATGCTAAAAAGTAATGCCAACATTCTTAATCAACAAATTTTACGAATTCAACAACAAATTCTAGAAGTACAACTTGGGCGTAAAGCAGTAATTGATATGCTGAGTGATTGGATCGGAGAACCCATCGCCCCAGACACCGAATTTAGACTTCCATTAATAGCTGAACAAGATCTCGCACAAGATATTAATAGACCAGAACAGCAATATTTTGATTTGATGGAAGACAATCTTGAATCTCAAAAAAAGATATTGAACGCACAAGTATTACCTAATCTATCAGGTATTGCTCAGTTAGGTATTGGAAGCCCCAATCCTTTAAATTATTTTGAAGTTGATGCCACTGAATATTATATCGTTGGAGCACGATTGAAATGGAACTTTTGGGATTGGAAACAAACATCACGAAAAAAGAAAGTACTTGAAATTAACCAAGACATTCTGTCGAGCAAAAAAGAAGATTTTGAAAAGAAAATTAAAATAGCAGCTATTCGAGATCAATCTAGTATTGAAACCTACAGACAACTTATTGAAAAGGACCAAAAGATACTAGAATTACAAGAAGATATTGTTCAAAAAAGTTATTCGCAGTTTCAAAATGGTGTCATCACCTCAACAGATTATATCATAGAGATTAACAAAAGAACAGAAGCACAATTGAATCTGCAAATACACGGTATTCAAAAAATACAGTCAGAAATTAATTACCTGACCACGAAAGGAAATTTATAA
- a CDS encoding HlyD family secretion protein, whose product MKYFIALIILCSALTSCSGDKLSDAYGNFEADEVIVGSEGQGKILSFNVKEGEQIQAGTIVGYIDTMQLSLKKQQLVASINAVSAQTLDVQSQLNIYREQKNNILREQRRVEHMLKDEAATQKELDNITGNIEVVNREIEAARKKLETNNRGILSQIEPIERQIDQVNDQINKSLIMNPVSGTVLTKYSEEMELAGYGTPLYKIAGLDEITLKVYVSGDQLSHIKIGQEVEVLIDDTKKENRALKGTIKWIASEAEFTPKIVQTKDERVDMVYAVKVLVQNDGYLKIGMPGEINFISTSTDEGK is encoded by the coding sequence ATGAAATATTTTATAGCCCTTATCATTTTATGCTCTGCACTAACAAGTTGCTCTGGCGACAAATTATCTGACGCATATGGCAATTTTGAAGCTGACGAAGTTATTGTTGGCTCTGAAGGTCAAGGTAAAATACTTTCTTTTAATGTAAAAGAAGGAGAGCAAATACAAGCGGGTACGATTGTCGGGTACATAGACACTATGCAGTTATCGCTTAAAAAGCAACAATTGGTTGCAAGTATTAACGCCGTATCGGCACAGACCTTAGATGTACAAAGCCAATTGAATATTTATAGAGAGCAGAAAAATAATATTCTACGTGAACAACGTAGAGTAGAACATATGTTGAAAGATGAAGCTGCTACCCAAAAAGAATTGGACAATATAACTGGGAATATTGAGGTGGTAAACCGTGAGATAGAAGCAGCTCGAAAAAAATTAGAAACCAACAACAGAGGTATTCTAAGCCAAATAGAGCCTATAGAAAGACAAATAGACCAAGTAAATGACCAAATAAATAAAAGTCTAATAATGAACCCTGTGTCTGGAACGGTACTTACCAAGTATTCAGAAGAAATGGAGTTAGCGGGTTATGGAACCCCTCTATATAAAATTGCCGGGCTAGATGAAATTACACTCAAAGTTTATGTAAGTGGTGATCAACTTTCTCATATAAAAATTGGGCAAGAAGTTGAAGTATTGATCGATGACACTAAAAAGGAAAACCGTGCTCTAAAAGGAACAATAAAGTGGATAGCCTCTGAAGCTGAGTTTACACCTAAAATTGTTCAGACCAAAGACGAAAGGGTAGATATGGTGTATGCGGTTAAAGTATTAGTACAAAATGATGGTTATCTAAAAATTGGTATGCCAGGCGAAATTAACTTCATAAGTACCTCTACGGACGAGGGAAAATAA
- a CDS encoding ABC transporter ATP-binding protein, whose amino-acid sequence MTSISAENIVKNYGKVNALDAVSLKVEKGELFGLIGPDGAGKTSLIKILATLLLANSGKAEIEGMDVVKQYQNIRRQIGYMPGKFSLYQDLTVEENLNFYASIFGTTLEENYDLIKGIYQQIEPFKKRRAGKLSGGMKQKLALSCALIHKPKVLFLDEPTRGVDPVSRQELWNMLQSLKKENITILVSTAYMEEALLCDRISLMDHGKILATNSPEGLIADFEKPLYAIRSGNSFKIIKKLKAYEPANSVYPFGDWVHYTDQRDTIDPTEIKSYLENNDTPHIEIKQIKASVEDCYMSLTSKNKSYEPA is encoded by the coding sequence ATGACATCAATTTCAGCAGAAAATATTGTAAAAAATTACGGTAAGGTCAATGCATTAGACGCAGTTTCTTTAAAGGTAGAAAAAGGGGAATTGTTTGGACTTATCGGGCCTGATGGTGCTGGAAAAACAAGTCTTATCAAAATTCTAGCTACCCTCTTACTGGCTAATAGCGGTAAAGCCGAAATTGAAGGTATGGATGTTGTAAAGCAGTATCAAAATATACGCCGACAAATTGGGTATATGCCTGGTAAATTTTCACTTTATCAAGATTTAACTGTTGAAGAGAATCTAAATTTCTATGCCTCGATTTTTGGAACCACGCTAGAAGAAAACTATGACCTCATCAAAGGTATTTACCAACAAATCGAACCTTTTAAAAAAAGAAGAGCAGGTAAGCTATCTGGCGGAATGAAACAAAAACTAGCGCTTTCGTGCGCTTTGATTCACAAGCCTAAAGTCTTGTTTTTAGATGAGCCTACCAGAGGTGTAGACCCGGTATCTCGACAAGAACTTTGGAATATGCTTCAAAGCTTAAAGAAAGAAAATATTACCATTTTGGTTTCTACGGCTTATATGGAAGAAGCGCTGCTTTGCGACCGAATTTCATTAATGGACCATGGCAAAATACTGGCTACCAACAGCCCAGAAGGACTCATTGCTGATTTTGAAAAACCTTTGTATGCTATACGCTCTGGCAATTCATTTAAGATCATTAAAAAACTTAAGGCTTATGAGCCTGCCAACTCTGTTTATCCCTTTGGAGATTGGGTTCATTATACAGACCAACGTGATACCATCGATCCTACAGAAATAAAATCTTATTTGGAGAATAATGACACTCCCCATATAGAAATTAAACAAATAAAAGCAAGTGTTGAAGATTGCTATATGTCACTTACTTCTAAAAACAAAAGTTATGAGCCAGCCTGA
- a CDS encoding ABC transporter ATP-binding protein yields MSQPETPFSIYVENLTKKFNDFVAVDKITFNVKKGEIFGFLGANGAGKTTAMRMLIGVLEPTSGKGEVAGYDIFKNSRKLKKHIGYMSQKFSLYDDLTAKENMRFFGGIYGLSNKEIKNRTKELLTHFKMEHIEEERVSSLPLGWKQKLAFCTALMHKPDVIFLDEPTSGVDPSIRRQFWEMIYETAEDGVTVLVTTHNMDEAEYCHRISMMVAGQMIKVDTPQNLKNEYKLETMAEVFLHLAKGYEKEHAITES; encoded by the coding sequence ATGAGCCAGCCTGAGACACCATTTAGCATTTATGTAGAAAATCTTACCAAAAAATTTAATGATTTTGTGGCCGTAGACAAAATTACATTTAATGTCAAAAAAGGAGAAATATTCGGTTTTTTGGGTGCTAACGGTGCTGGTAAGACTACCGCAATGCGAATGCTTATTGGTGTTTTAGAACCAACTAGTGGCAAAGGCGAAGTAGCAGGTTACGATATTTTCAAAAACTCTCGAAAGCTTAAAAAACATATCGGTTATATGAGTCAAAAATTCTCATTGTATGATGATTTGACCGCAAAGGAAAACATGCGTTTTTTTGGAGGAATCTACGGACTTTCAAATAAAGAAATTAAAAATCGCACTAAAGAGCTTTTGACCCATTTTAAAATGGAACATATTGAAGAAGAACGCGTAAGCTCGTTACCCCTGGGCTGGAAACAAAAATTAGCATTCTGTACTGCTTTAATGCATAAGCCCGACGTAATTTTTTTAGATGAACCAACTAGTGGTGTTGACCCTTCTATTAGAAGACAGTTTTGGGAAATGATTTATGAAACTGCAGAAGACGGTGTTACGGTATTAGTAACTACCCATAATATGGATGAAGCTGAATATTGCCACCGAATATCTATGATGGTAGCCGGACAGATGATCAAAGTAGATACGCCCCAAAATTTAAAAAATGAGTATAAACTAGAGACAATGGCAGAAGTATTTCTCCATTTAGCAAAAGGCTATGAAAAAGAACATGCGATTACCGAAAGCTAA